The Lysobacter gummosus genome includes a region encoding these proteins:
- a CDS encoding hybrid sensor histidine kinase/response regulator yields MLSLTTVALASLAWLALMFGTALYAERRPGVLARHWRHIYALSLAVHCTSWTFYGTVTQAARYGWPLPPTFLGSILLYALAVAFMVRLVKLARETNATSLADLIATRLGKDAWLAATVTLVAALGLIPYIALQLKAVAMSFAMLTTRATDGAALPAWRDSALYVALAMALFAMLFGTRRASAAEHNRGLVLAMAFESVFKLAAMLALGVFVWFGLDDMPKAAVAAAPAPPAGGFAPFVLLGALAMFILPHQFHVAVVECRDERDVRTARWQFPLYLLLIALPVLPLAKVGQSVLGAQVPSDLYVLALPLAQGHEALALFAFLGGLSAATGMVVVSTLTLSLMIGNHWFAPNLLRGAWSRNRDLRGRVLALRRGGIVAIMLLAWGYSRLIAGSEALADVGAVSFSALATLSPALAFAVWRPQTPARAAIVGIAAGFAAWAWVLLLPLLFEARGLSPEWLRSGPFGLQALAPENLFGLTGWSRLGRAVGASLFVGTLATVLAAMWRRESPRSAQPGLDAQTLRDAGLRFLPRERVAQLLDGVPLGAPVEASVEAGVERELAAVLGSSSARVLLDAARREAGRDLDTVAAIVGEASADLRFNQRVLEAALQNMSQGISVVDASLHLVAWNRRYAELFGYPPELLQIGRPIADLARWAMQRLPPPGDLEQALERRLAFMRAGTPHLSERVLADGSIIEIRGNPMPGGGFVATFTDVTAFRRAQAGLIQANETLEQRVAERTADLEVATREAERANEAKSRFLAAVGHDLMQPLHAAQLFTDALSQQLNDPAQRETAAQIGGALDSTGDLLTGLLDMSRLQAGGLVPQPREFPLSEVLEPLAAQFAAIAAARGLRLSYVATRAWTRSDPQLLRRVLQNFLANAVRYTAHGRVLLGVRRRDGMLAIEVHDTGPGIEAAQRSAIFEEFRRGPDAPGQGLGLGLSIADRIAQLLQAPLTLHSRIGRGTAFGVRLPMVHAPRSLASAAVAAPQRGLSGVRVLTVDNDPQALSALGEVLRRWGCEVEAVADGEQARTAMRARSAALWLFDFHLDRDDTGLALAQRLSEEFGARPCLLLSADTGAQVRQAVHAAGLSLLAKPVKPLALKSVLDRLLAAGGMERGSVTAG; encoded by the coding sequence ATGCTGAGCCTCACCACCGTAGCCCTGGCCAGTCTGGCCTGGCTGGCGTTGATGTTCGGCACCGCCTTGTACGCCGAGCGCCGGCCAGGCGTGCTGGCGCGGCACTGGCGGCATATCTACGCGCTGTCGCTGGCGGTGCACTGCACCTCGTGGACGTTCTACGGAACCGTCACCCAGGCCGCGCGCTACGGTTGGCCGCTGCCGCCGACCTTTCTCGGCTCGATCCTGCTCTACGCACTGGCCGTGGCCTTCATGGTCCGGCTGGTCAAGCTGGCGCGCGAAACCAATGCGACCTCGCTCGCGGATCTGATCGCCACGCGCCTGGGCAAAGACGCGTGGCTGGCCGCGACCGTCACCCTGGTCGCCGCGCTCGGCCTGATTCCTTACATCGCCCTGCAGCTCAAGGCGGTGGCGATGAGTTTCGCGATGCTGACCACGCGCGCCACCGACGGCGCCGCCTTGCCGGCATGGCGCGACAGCGCGCTCTATGTCGCCCTGGCGATGGCCTTGTTCGCGATGCTGTTCGGCACCCGCCGCGCCAGCGCGGCCGAACACAATCGCGGGCTGGTGCTGGCGATGGCGTTCGAGTCGGTGTTCAAGCTTGCCGCGATGCTGGCGCTGGGCGTGTTCGTCTGGTTCGGCCTGGACGATATGCCGAAGGCCGCGGTGGCCGCCGCGCCCGCGCCGCCGGCCGGCGGCTTCGCGCCGTTCGTGCTGCTGGGCGCGCTGGCGATGTTCATCCTGCCGCACCAGTTCCATGTCGCGGTGGTCGAATGCCGCGACGAGCGCGACGTGCGCACCGCGCGCTGGCAGTTTCCGCTGTATCTGCTGTTGATCGCCTTGCCGGTGTTGCCGCTGGCCAAGGTCGGCCAGTCCGTGCTCGGCGCGCAGGTGCCGTCGGACCTGTACGTGCTGGCGCTGCCGTTGGCGCAGGGCCACGAAGCGCTGGCCCTGTTCGCGTTTCTCGGCGGCCTCAGCGCCGCCACCGGCATGGTCGTGGTCAGCACGCTGACCTTGAGCCTGATGATCGGCAACCACTGGTTCGCGCCGAATCTGCTGCGCGGCGCGTGGTCGCGCAATCGCGATCTGCGCGGACGGGTGCTGGCGCTGCGGCGCGGCGGCATCGTCGCGATCATGCTGCTGGCCTGGGGCTACAGCCGATTGATCGCTGGCAGCGAGGCGCTGGCCGATGTCGGCGCGGTGTCGTTCTCGGCGCTGGCGACGCTGTCGCCGGCGCTGGCGTTCGCGGTGTGGCGGCCGCAGACGCCGGCGCGCGCGGCGATCGTCGGCATCGCCGCCGGTTTCGCCGCCTGGGCCTGGGTGCTGCTGCTGCCGCTGTTGTTCGAGGCGCGCGGATTGTCGCCGGAGTGGTTGCGCAGCGGGCCGTTCGGCCTGCAAGCGCTGGCGCCGGAAAATCTGTTCGGCCTGACCGGCTGGAGCCGCCTGGGCCGCGCGGTCGGCGCCAGCTTGTTCGTCGGCACGCTGGCGACGGTGCTCGCGGCGATGTGGCGGCGCGAGTCGCCGCGCAGCGCTCAGCCGGGCCTGGATGCGCAGACCTTGCGCGACGCCGGCCTGCGTTTCCTGCCGCGCGAACGGGTCGCGCAATTGCTCGACGGCGTGCCGCTGGGCGCGCCGGTCGAGGCGTCGGTGGAAGCCGGCGTGGAACGCGAACTGGCCGCGGTGCTGGGCTCATCGTCGGCGCGGGTGCTGCTGGACGCGGCGCGGCGCGAAGCCGGGCGCGATCTGGATACGGTCGCGGCGATCGTCGGCGAAGCCTCGGCCGATCTGCGCTTCAATCAGCGCGTGCTGGAAGCGGCATTGCAGAACATGAGCCAGGGCATCAGCGTGGTCGATGCGAGCCTGCATCTGGTGGCCTGGAACCGGCGTTACGCGGAGCTGTTCGGCTATCCGCCGGAGTTGTTGCAGATCGGCCGGCCAATCGCCGACCTCGCGCGCTGGGCGATGCAGCGCCTGCCGCCGCCCGGCGATCTGGAGCAAGCGCTGGAGCGGCGCCTGGCCTTCATGCGCGCCGGCACCCCGCACTTGTCCGAGCGCGTGCTGGCCGACGGCAGCATCATCGAAATCCGCGGCAATCCCATGCCCGGCGGCGGCTTCGTCGCCACCTTCACCGACGTCACCGCGTTCCGTCGCGCGCAGGCCGGGCTGATCCAGGCCAACGAAACGCTTGAGCAACGCGTCGCCGAACGCACCGCCGATCTGGAAGTCGCAACGCGCGAAGCCGAGCGCGCCAACGAGGCCAAGAGCCGCTTCCTCGCCGCGGTCGGCCACGACCTGATGCAGCCGTTGCACGCCGCGCAATTGTTCACCGATGCGCTGAGTCAGCAGCTCAACGATCCGGCCCAGCGCGAGACCGCTGCGCAGATCGGCGGCGCGCTGGATTCCACAGGCGATCTGCTGACCGGATTGCTGGACATGTCGCGCCTGCAGGCCGGCGGCCTGGTGCCGCAGCCGCGTGAGTTTCCGCTGAGCGAAGTGCTCGAACCGCTGGCCGCGCAGTTCGCCGCGATCGCCGCCGCGCGCGGTCTGCGCCTGAGCTACGTGGCCACCCGCGCCTGGACCCGCAGCGATCCGCAACTGCTGCGGCGGGTGCTGCAGAACTTCCTCGCCAACGCGGTGCGCTACACCGCGCACGGCCGGGTGCTGCTGGGCGTGCGCCGCCGCGACGGCATGCTGGCGATCGAAGTGCACGACACCGGCCCGGGCATCGAAGCGGCGCAGCGCAGCGCGATCTTCGAAGAATTCCGCCGCGGCCCGGACGCGCCGGGGCAGGGCCTGGGCCTGGGGCTGTCGATCGCCGACCGCATCGCGCAATTGCTGCAGGCGCCGTTGACACTGCACAGCCGCATCGGCCGCGGCACCGCGTTCGGCGTGCGCTTGCCGATGGTGCATGCGCCGCGATCGCTCGCCTCCGCCGCAGTTGCGGCACCGCAGCGCGGCCTGAGCGGCGTGCGCGTGCTGACGGTGGACAACGATCCGCAGGCGCTGTCGGCGCTGGGCGAGGTGTTGCGGCGCTGGGGCTGCGAGGTCGAAGCCGTCGCCGACGGCGAGCAAGCGCGCACGGCGATGCGGGCGCGGTCGGCGGCCTTGTGGCTGTTCGACTTCCATCTCGACCGAGACGACACCGGCCTGGCCTTGGCCCAGCGCTTGAGCGAGGAGTTCGGCGCGCGGCCGTGCCTGCTGCTCAGCGCCGACACCGGCGCGCAGGTCCGTCAGGCCGTGCACGCGGCCGGGCTGTCGCTGCTGGCCAAGCCGGTCAAGCCGCTGGCGCTGAAGTCAGTGCTGGACCGCTTGCTGGCCGCGGGCGGCATGGAGCGCGGAAGCGTGACGGCGGGATAA
- a CDS encoding STM4014 family protein yields the protein MPADWLLIGPRGSRRLRGLQQALRERGLGAAEELHYEGLLDDPGLAFEAIARRPHALVKIESPGEAPRLHAALIERGWRRLGEPAPRPRELEHGELAYQHYWFAGFRDLLDALPAQANYLNPPDDIAGMNDKLACQQRLRAHDVATAPLLGRIDGYAHLRELMREHDCAQVFVKARYGSSGAGVLAYRCNRQGGEALYGSAELVETGLPGEAAVRVFNSLRPRRYGDSRRIALLIDAVAAQEAYAERWIAKPRAPDGGTGHYDIRTIALDGRARHRIARIGRGPLTNLHLGNRRAELDDWLDADAMRTLDTATERAATAFAGSRMIGFDLILRDGRAWILEANAFGDLLLNLQWQGLSTYQDQAGMAATHPAHPPRRIAEPAHV from the coding sequence GTGCCCGCCGATTGGCTGCTGATCGGTCCACGCGGCAGCCGCCGGCTCCGGGGGCTGCAACAGGCCCTGCGCGAGCGCGGCCTGGGCGCGGCCGAGGAACTGCATTACGAGGGCTTACTCGACGATCCCGGTCTCGCCTTCGAGGCGATCGCGCGGCGGCCGCATGCGTTGGTGAAGATCGAATCGCCCGGAGAAGCGCCGCGCCTGCATGCGGCGCTGATCGAGCGCGGCTGGCGCCGGCTCGGCGAGCCCGCGCCGCGGCCGCGTGAGCTGGAACACGGCGAACTCGCCTATCAACACTACTGGTTCGCGGGATTTCGCGATCTGCTCGATGCTCTGCCGGCGCAGGCGAATTATCTCAACCCGCCCGACGACATCGCCGGCATGAACGACAAACTCGCCTGCCAGCAGCGCCTGCGCGCGCACGACGTCGCAACCGCGCCGCTGCTCGGCCGCATCGACGGCTACGCGCACTTGCGCGAACTCATGCGCGAACACGACTGCGCGCAGGTGTTCGTCAAGGCGCGTTACGGCTCCTCCGGCGCCGGCGTGCTGGCGTATCGCTGCAATCGCCAAGGCGGCGAAGCGCTGTACGGCTCGGCCGAACTGGTCGAAACCGGGTTGCCGGGCGAGGCCGCGGTGCGGGTGTTCAACTCGCTGCGGCCGCGACGTTACGGCGACAGCCGCCGGATCGCGCTACTGATCGACGCAGTCGCAGCGCAGGAAGCCTACGCCGAACGCTGGATCGCCAAGCCGCGCGCGCCCGATGGCGGGACCGGTCACTACGACATTCGCACCATCGCCCTGGACGGACGCGCGCGCCATCGCATCGCCCGGATCGGCCGCGGGCCGTTGACCAACCTGCACCTGGGCAATCGCCGCGCCGAGCTGGACGATTGGCTGGACGCCGACGCCATGCGCACACTGGATACAGCGACCGAACGCGCCGCGACGGCATTCGCCGGAAGCCGCATGATCGGTTTCGACCTGATCCTGCGCGACGGCCGCGCGTGGATTCTCGAAGCCAACGCCTTCGGCGACCTGCTGTTGAACCTGCAATGGCAGGGCCTGAGCACGTATCAGGATCAGGCCGGCATGGCGGCGACCCACCCGGCCCATCCGCCCCGCCGCATCGCCGAGCCGGCCCATGTCTGA
- a CDS encoding TonB-dependent receptor → MKLSINQHLRRQGLSLAIASALIAPAAWAQDAAPVGEAKTLGGLTVTARKREETLQEVPISITAFTPEALDRLNVEDLSDLDAQVPNLTIYAARGSSSTITAYIRGVGQSDPLWGVDPGVGIYMDDVYIARPQGALLDVFDVERIEVLRGPQGTLYGKNTIGGAIKYVSRGLPTHFDGFASVTVGNYGQLDVKAAVAGPIGGPTQGGDATLRGRLSVASLNRDGFGKNTFTGQDVSDKEVLALRGSLGAYVSDALDFQFAFDWMDDQSGVRGAKMLAANRFAPGFQPLSDRYDIRSGMPNINDTTIKGASATINWRANEDWTFKYVLAKRESDTETNIDFDTLPNKIADVKAFYSDQQVSHELQANYDSGGRARGVMGVYAFDGEAGGQVLNNFFNASFGDTQGTVYTDSIAFYGDWTFDLTDKLKLDVGARYTDEDKRAKVLNRGYRDANFTIPNGVVAANFDRSINFKNTSPKVSLDYQVTPDILLYGLATRGFKSGGYNIRAQAAAVPRSAEPFDDEVVDSYEIGSKMAFFDQRMFLNLSYFHNKYEDIQLSVFTAYDSNGDGTNDAFFGDFTNAGSGTVQGLEVEYQWLPNEHWLVSGNVAWLDAKYDEFMYAGVNIANEQEFTNAPDFSGAVNVEYRTDLSSGGNLSARVGYSYQSDVVATTEIVRTGAKPITQDGYGLVNAGVTWKSGGPWTVALQGSNLADKEYRTTGYSLNSALGVYTGFYGPPRQYTLSVKYDF, encoded by the coding sequence GTGAAACTAAGCATCAACCAGCACCTTCGCCGCCAGGGCTTGAGCCTGGCCATCGCCAGCGCATTGATCGCGCCGGCCGCCTGGGCCCAGGACGCCGCGCCGGTCGGCGAGGCCAAGACCCTCGGCGGGCTCACCGTGACCGCGCGCAAGCGCGAGGAAACGCTGCAGGAAGTACCGATCTCGATCACCGCCTTCACGCCCGAGGCGCTGGACCGGCTCAATGTCGAGGACCTCAGCGATCTCGACGCGCAGGTGCCCAACCTCACCATCTACGCCGCGCGCGGTTCCAGCAGCACCATCACCGCCTACATCCGCGGCGTCGGCCAGTCCGATCCGCTGTGGGGCGTGGACCCGGGCGTGGGCATCTACATGGACGATGTCTATATCGCCCGTCCGCAGGGCGCCTTGCTCGACGTGTTCGACGTGGAGCGCATCGAAGTGCTGCGCGGCCCGCAGGGCACGCTGTACGGCAAGAACACCATCGGCGGCGCGATCAAGTACGTCTCGCGCGGATTGCCGACCCATTTCGACGGCTTCGCCTCGGTCACGGTCGGAAATTACGGCCAGCTCGACGTCAAGGCCGCGGTCGCCGGCCCGATCGGCGGCCCGACCCAGGGCGGCGACGCGACTTTGCGCGGACGCCTGTCGGTGGCCAGCCTCAACCGCGACGGCTTCGGCAAGAACACGTTCACCGGCCAGGATGTCAGCGACAAGGAAGTGCTGGCCTTGCGCGGCAGCCTGGGCGCCTATGTCAGCGATGCGCTGGATTTCCAGTTCGCCTTCGACTGGATGGACGACCAGTCCGGCGTGCGCGGCGCGAAGATGCTCGCGGCCAACCGTTTCGCTCCCGGCTTCCAGCCCTTGAGCGACCGCTACGACATCCGCAGCGGCATGCCCAACATCAACGACACCACGATCAAGGGCGCTTCGGCCACGATCAACTGGCGCGCCAACGAAGACTGGACCTTCAAGTACGTGCTGGCCAAGCGCGAGTCCGACACCGAAACCAACATCGACTTCGACACGCTGCCGAACAAGATCGCCGACGTGAAGGCGTTCTACAGCGATCAACAGGTCAGTCACGAGCTGCAGGCCAACTACGACAGCGGCGGCCGCGCGCGCGGAGTGATGGGCGTGTACGCCTTCGACGGCGAAGCCGGCGGGCAGGTGCTCAACAACTTCTTCAACGCCAGCTTCGGCGACACCCAGGGCACGGTCTACACCGATTCGATCGCGTTCTACGGCGACTGGACCTTCGATCTGACCGACAAGCTCAAGCTCGACGTCGGCGCGCGCTACACCGACGAGGACAAGCGCGCCAAGGTGCTCAACCGCGGTTATCGCGATGCGAACTTCACCATTCCCAACGGCGTGGTTGCGGCCAACTTCGACCGCAGCATCAACTTCAAGAACACCTCGCCGAAGGTGTCGCTGGATTATCAGGTCACGCCCGACATCCTGCTGTACGGCCTGGCCACGCGCGGCTTCAAGTCCGGCGGCTACAACATCCGCGCCCAGGCCGCGGCGGTGCCGCGCTCGGCCGAGCCGTTCGACGACGAAGTCGTGGACAGCTATGAAATCGGCAGCAAGATGGCGTTCTTCGATCAGCGCATGTTCTTGAACCTGTCGTACTTCCACAACAAGTATGAGGACATCCAGTTGTCGGTGTTCACCGCCTACGACAGCAACGGCGACGGCACCAACGATGCGTTCTTCGGCGATTTCACCAACGCCGGTTCCGGCACCGTGCAGGGTCTGGAAGTCGAGTACCAGTGGCTGCCGAACGAGCACTGGCTGGTCTCGGGCAACGTGGCGTGGCTGGACGCGAAGTACGACGAATTCATGTACGCCGGCGTCAACATCGCCAATGAGCAGGAATTCACCAACGCCCCGGATTTTTCCGGCGCGGTGAACGTGGAGTACCGCACCGACCTGTCCAGCGGCGGCAATCTGTCGGCGCGGGTGGGTTACAGCTATCAGAGCGACGTGGTCGCCACGACCGAGATCGTGCGCACCGGCGCGAAGCCGATCACTCAGGACGGCTACGGCCTGGTCAACGCCGGGGTGACCTGGAAGAGCGGCGGGCCGTGGACGGTGGCCTTGCAGGGCAGCAATCTGGCGGACAAGGAATATCGCACCACCGGTTACAGCCTCAATTCGGCGCTAGGCGTTTACACCGGTTTCTACGGGCCGCCGCGTCAGTACACCTTGTCGGTGAAGTACGACTTCTGA
- a CDS encoding STM4013/SEN3800 family hydrolase, with protein sequence MSEPARFANPDMRAIVSHRDLLLITLDTLRFDAAQSCFERGELPVLAQHLPPAGWEPRHTPGSFTYAAHAAFFAGFLPTPARPGPHPRLFALDFEGSETTAAETWVFRDRADIVSGLRDAGYRTICIGGVGFFNKRNPLGSQFPDLFDEGHWNPGFGVTAVDSTQRQVALACERLRSDELRESRCFVFINVSALHQPNRHYLPGAERDGYDSHCAALRYVDGALAPLFAALRERGGAFAIVCSDHGTAYGEDGYHGHRLAHDTVMTVPYAHFLLNP encoded by the coding sequence ATGTCTGAGCCCGCCCGCTTCGCCAATCCCGACATGCGCGCCATCGTCAGCCATCGCGATCTGCTGTTGATCACCCTCGACACGTTGCGCTTCGACGCCGCCCAGAGCTGCTTCGAACGCGGCGAACTGCCGGTGCTGGCGCAACACCTGCCGCCGGCCGGCTGGGAGCCCAGGCATACCCCAGGAAGCTTCACCTACGCCGCGCACGCCGCGTTCTTCGCCGGATTCCTGCCGACGCCGGCACGGCCGGGCCCGCATCCGCGCCTGTTCGCGCTGGATTTCGAAGGCAGCGAAACCACCGCGGCCGAGACCTGGGTATTCCGCGACCGCGCCGACATCGTGTCCGGCCTGCGCGATGCCGGCTACCGCACCATCTGCATCGGCGGCGTGGGTTTCTTCAACAAACGCAATCCGCTGGGCTCGCAGTTTCCGGACCTGTTCGACGAAGGCCACTGGAACCCGGGCTTCGGCGTCACCGCGGTGGATTCGACCCAGCGCCAGGTCGCGCTGGCCTGCGAACGACTGCGCAGCGACGAGCTGCGCGAGAGCCGCTGCTTCGTCTTCATCAACGTCTCCGCCCTGCACCAGCCCAATCGCCATTACCTGCCCGGCGCCGAGCGCGACGGCTACGACAGTCATTGCGCGGCGCTGCGCTACGTCGACGGCGCGCTGGCGCCGCTGTTCGCGGCCTTGCGCGAGCGCGGCGGCGCGTTCGCGATCGTCTGCTCCGACCACGGCACCGCCTACGGCGAGGACGGCTATCACGGCCACCGCCTCGCCCACGACACGGTGATGACCGTGCCCTACGCGCATTTTCTGCTCAATCCATGA
- a CDS encoding STM4015 family protein produces the protein MTIGEYSQIYRGKRVVNFSMGDTPAGGDVVYRLTQDYDSAESQRDLLDNFLSQVDPSQLEALIIGAWSEAQEEGPDGYLDGLIERRAQLPALKALFIGDMTYEDCEISWIIQTSYNPLLTAFPNLQSLRIRGSTNLELQAFGHDALEELAIECGGLPSNITDAIAASTLPALNHLELWLGSDGYGFDGGIAPYQNLLAKIDPRRLRYLGLRDSEISDELAVWLAQQPWLGSLQTLDLSLGTIGDVGAQALAESPHLGTIERIDLSHHYISPPWQQKLQALPCTVVLDDHEDEDDGDRYVAVSE, from the coding sequence GTGACCATCGGCGAATACTCACAGATCTACCGCGGCAAACGCGTCGTCAACTTCAGCATGGGCGACACGCCCGCCGGCGGCGATGTGGTCTATCGCCTGACCCAGGATTACGACAGCGCCGAAAGCCAGCGCGATCTGCTCGACAACTTTCTGTCGCAGGTCGATCCGTCCCAGCTCGAAGCGCTGATCATCGGCGCATGGAGCGAGGCGCAGGAAGAAGGCCCGGACGGCTATCTCGATGGTTTGATCGAGCGCCGCGCGCAGTTGCCCGCGCTCAAGGCTTTGTTCATCGGCGATATGACCTACGAAGACTGCGAGATCTCCTGGATCATCCAGACCTCGTACAACCCGCTGCTGACGGCGTTCCCGAATCTGCAATCGCTGCGCATCCGCGGCTCCACCAATCTGGAGCTGCAAGCGTTCGGGCACGATGCCCTGGAAGAACTGGCGATCGAATGCGGCGGCCTGCCCTCGAACATCACCGACGCCATCGCCGCCTCGACCCTGCCGGCGCTCAATCACCTGGAACTGTGGCTGGGCAGCGACGGCTACGGTTTCGACGGCGGCATCGCTCCGTATCAGAACCTGCTCGCCAAGATCGACCCGCGGCGGCTGCGTTATCTGGGTCTGCGCGATTCGGAAATCAGCGACGAATTGGCGGTGTGGCTGGCGCAACAGCCGTGGCTGGGATCGCTGCAGACCCTGGACCTGTCGCTGGGCACGATCGGCGATGTCGGCGCGCAAGCGCTGGCCGAAAGCCCGCACCTTGGCACGATCGAGCGCATCGACCTGAGCCATCACTACATCTCGCCGCCGTGGCAGCAGAAACTGCAGGCGCTGCCGTGCACGGTGGTGCTCGACGACCATGAAGACGAGGACGACGGCGACCGTTACGTCGCCGTATCCGAGTAA
- a CDS encoding GntP family permease, translated as MAFLIVLAALCFLMYVAYRGHSVILFAPIAALGAVLLTDPSLVAPMFTGLFMDKMVGFLKLYFPVFLLGAIFGKLIETSGFSKSIVAATIRLVGRERAMLAIVAVCALLTYGGVSLFVVVFAVYPFAAELFRQSDIPKRLIPGTIALGAFTFTMDALPGTPQIQNIIPTAFFGTDTWAAPVLGTLGGVFILIAGLIYLNWRRRAALKAGEGYGDNLINEPAPFAGGKLAHPLLAIAPLLLVGIANKVFSVWLPQAYGKQHSFDPAVIGDAAPVVQEVSKIAAIWAVEGALLIGIAAVLVFAWKPVMASFAEGSKAAIGGALLAAMNTASEYGFGAVIAALPGFLVVANALAAIPNPLVNEAITVTALAGITGSASGGMSIALAAMADTFIANAHAASIPMEVLHRVAAMASGGMDTLPHNGAVITLLAVTGLSHRQAYKDVFAITLVKTAAVFVVIGLYYATGLV; from the coding sequence ATGGCGTTTTTGATCGTGCTGGCCGCGTTGTGCTTTCTGATGTATGTCGCCTACCGCGGCCACAGCGTGATTCTGTTCGCGCCGATCGCCGCGCTGGGCGCGGTGCTGCTGACCGATCCCAGCCTGGTCGCGCCGATGTTCACCGGTTTGTTCATGGACAAGATGGTCGGGTTCCTGAAGCTATATTTCCCGGTGTTCCTGCTGGGCGCGATCTTCGGCAAGCTGATCGAAACCTCCGGGTTCTCCAAATCGATCGTCGCGGCAACGATCAGATTGGTTGGGCGCGAGCGCGCGATGCTGGCCATCGTCGCGGTGTGCGCGCTGCTGACCTACGGCGGCGTGTCGCTGTTCGTGGTGGTGTTCGCGGTGTATCCGTTCGCGGCCGAGCTGTTCCGCCAGAGCGATATTCCCAAGCGCCTGATTCCCGGCACCATCGCCCTGGGCGCGTTCACCTTCACCATGGACGCGCTGCCGGGCACGCCGCAGATCCAGAACATCATCCCGACCGCGTTCTTCGGCACCGACACCTGGGCCGCGCCGGTGCTGGGCACGCTCGGCGGCGTGTTCATCCTGATCGCCGGCCTGATCTATCTGAACTGGCGCCGCCGCGCCGCGCTGAAGGCCGGCGAAGGCTACGGCGACAATCTCATCAACGAACCGGCGCCGTTCGCCGGCGGCAAGCTGGCGCATCCGTTGCTGGCGATCGCCCCGCTGCTGCTGGTCGGCATCGCCAACAAGGTTTTCAGCGTGTGGCTGCCGCAGGCTTACGGCAAACAGCACAGCTTCGACCCGGCGGTGATCGGCGACGCCGCGCCGGTGGTGCAGGAGGTGTCCAAGATCGCCGCGATCTGGGCGGTCGAAGGCGCGCTGTTGATCGGCATCGCCGCGGTGCTGGTCTTCGCCTGGAAACCGGTGATGGCCAGTTTCGCCGAAGGCAGCAAGGCGGCGATCGGCGGCGCGCTGCTGGCCGCAATGAACACTGCCAGCGAATACGGCTTCGGCGCGGTGATCGCGGCGCTGCCGGGCTTCCTGGTGGTGGCCAATGCGCTGGCGGCGATTCCGAACCCGCTGGTCAACGAAGCCATCACCGTGACCGCGCTGGCCGGCATCACCGGCTCGGCCTCCGGCGGCATGAGCATCGCCCTGGCGGCGATGGCCGATACTTTCATCGCCAACGCCCACGCCGCATCGATTCCGATGGAGGTGCTGCACAGAGTCGCGGCGATGGCCTCCGGCGGCATGGACACCCTGCCGCACAACGGCGCGGTGATCACCCTGCTGGCGGTGACAGGTCTAAGCCATCGCCAGGCCTACAAGGATGTGTTCGCGATTACCTTGGTGAAAACCGCGGCGGTGTTCGTGGTGATCGGCCTGTACTACGCGACCGGGCTGGTCTGA